DNA sequence from the Nesterenkonia lutea genome:
GCCCAGCTCGCCGATGAGGTGCTCCACGGTCTGCTCCACCGTGCGGCGGACCTTGGTGAGATCGATGTCCACCAGCTTGTGCTCGTGCTTGACGATCCGGCCGTTGACCATGACCGTGTGCACGTCTCCGCGCTGGGCCTGGAACACGACGTGCCCGTGGGGGTTCAGGATCGGGAACATGGCGGGGGAGTCATCATTCTTGATCAGCACGATGTCGGCCTTCTTGCCGACCTCCAGGGAGCCGATCCTGTCCTCCATGCCCAGCGCGGCGGCGCCGCCCATCGTGGCCCAGTCGACCACCTGATCTGCGCGCAGCCCCAGGTTGGTGCAGGTCTCGCCCGTGGCGTGGTGCTCGAAGTGTTCACGGGCGCGGTCGGAGCTCAATGTCGAACGCATGGCGGCGAAGGGATCGGCGCTCCACCAGACCGAGGTGTCCACCGACAGGGAGACGGGGATCCCGTGCTTGCGCAGCTGCCAGGAGGACGGGTAGCCCTGGCCGCAGCTGGACTCTGATTCGGCCGAGACCGAGGCCGCACCTCCGGTGGCGGCGATGCGCTGGTAGGAGTCCTGGCCCAGCGTGGCCGCGTGGACATAGACCGACTTCTCGTTCATGAACCCGTGCTCGTGCATGAGCCGGATCCCGTCGTCGTTGGTGGCGCCCCAGACTCCGGCGTGGGTGGTGACGCCGACGTCGAGGTCTCGGGCGACCTCGAAGGCCTTCTTCTCGGGGAACTCCGGGTCGCCGGTGACGTCGAAGGCCATCTGAAAGCCAAGCATGTCGTCCCCGACGGACCCGCCGGAGCGGGGGATCCGGCGATCCACGAAGTCGCGGAACTCGGGAGCGGCGGACCATTCCCAGGGTCCGGCGTGGATGTTGCCGTAGGCGAAGACGAAGCGACCGGCGACCTCTTCCAGCGCGTCCACCGCGGCATCGGCGTGGTCCACCGTGGACAGCCCGTGCGACCAGTCCACAGAGGTGGTGACGCCGGCGTCGATGGCCTCCACGGCGGAGAGCAGATTCCCGGCGTAGATGTCCTCGGGGCGGAACTTCTTCCCGTGCTCGAGATAGTTCCACACGAAGTACTGGGTCAGGGTCCAGTCCGCGCCATAGCCGCGCATGGCGGTCTGCCACATGTGACGGTGGGTGTCGATGAAGCCCGGGGTGATCATGCCGCCGGAGGCGTCGATCACCTGGGCGTGCTCCGGAGTCTCCAGATCGGGCCCGATGGCCGCGATGGTGTCTCCGCGGACCAGCACGTCCGCCTTGGCCAGGACGCTGTGGTTCTTGTCCATGGTCAGCACGATCCCGTTCTTGAACAGCACCGGGGCGCCGGTGCCGTTGACTGCGGCTTCAGAACTCATGTCAGCCTCCTGTGACGATATCTGTGATTCCTCTCACAGTAGCGGGTGTTCGCACAGTGGACAAGAGTCCGCTGACCCGGACGACTCCCACAGCTGAGCGACAGGGAGAGTGCAGAGCCGCCGTGGGGGCGCCGAGGGAGACCGAGGGGCAGGCCACAGCGGACAGCACGGGGCGCCGGAGACGTCGCCAGGCGGGTCGCCAGCCGGGTCGGTGGACGCAGGGTTGACGCTCCTGCCGCGCAGTGTGAAACTGATCACCAGACAAGCGGACGAATGTCCGCATGACGACCGGGGAGTCATCAGATCCTCCTCGGCACGTGCTGTTCGAGAGGATCCCGCCATGAGTCATCCCGGTTCCGACGATCGTGGGGGCGGCGTCGCCGCCCCCACACAGAATCCTGTCGGCACTGCCGCGCACGGACCCCGGCAGACGGGCGGCAGACTGCCGCTCGAGGGCATCGTGATCGCCGATTTCTCTCGCGTGCTCGCGGGCCCCTACGCCACCATGCTGCTGGCCGATCTCGGCGCCGAGGTGATCAAGGTCGAGGGCACCGGCGGCGACGACACCCGCACCTGGGTCCCGCCTCGCCGCCCGGACGGGGTCTCCACCTATTACGCGGCGATCAACCGCAACAAGAAGTCCATCGTGCTGGACTTCAAGGACGCCGATGATCTGGACGCGGCCCAGCAGCTCGCCGCCCGCGCCGACGTCGTCATCGAGAACTTTAAGCCCGGCGGGCTGAAGAAGTTCGGGCTGGACTATGACTCGGTGTCGAAGACCAATCCCAGCGTCATCTATTCCTCGATCACTGGTTTCGGCGCGCAGGGTGAGGGAGCGAAGTACCCCGGCTACGACCTGATCGTGCAGGCGATGTCAGGCCTGATGAGCCTCACCGGCTCCCCGGACGGCCCGCCCTTCCGCGCCGGCATCAGCGTCTTCGACGTGATGGCGGGTCTGCACTCGAGCATCGGCATCCTTGCGGCGCTGCGCCAGCGAGACCACACCGGGGAGGGCACCCATGTGGAGGCATCCCTGATGGCCTCGGCCATGTCCGGACTGGTCAACCAGACCCACGCCTACGTGGGCGGAGGCACCACCCCGATGCGGATGGGCAACGCCCACCCCTCGCTGTACCCCTACGAGGCGATGCCCACCGCTGACGATGACGTCATCATCGCGGCGGGCAACAACACCCAGTTCAGCCGACTGTGCACAGTGCTGGGCATCCCGGAGATCGCCGAGGACGAGCGCTTCGCCGATGTCGGGGACCGCACCGAGCGCCGCGACGAGCTGCGTCCCGTCCTCGAAGCGGAGCTGAGAAAGCACACCGCCCAGGAGCTCTTCGAGAAGCTCAACGATGTGGGCGTCCCCTGCGGGCCGATCAACACCATCAAACAGGGTGTCGAGTATGCCGAGGCGCTGGGCCTTGAGCCGGTGGTCCAGGTCGGCAGCGGCGCCGACGCCGTCCCCGGGGTCCGCCATCCGCTGACCTTCAGCACGATGACCCCGCGCTATGAGCTGGCACCGCCCAGGCTGGGCGAGCACACCGAGGAGATCAAAGCCTGGCTGAAGCAGCCGGAATCCCAGCAGCCGGAATCCCAGCAGAGCGAGAGGACGCAGCGATGAGCGCCGCAGAGCACGAGAACCAGACACCGAGCTACCCGACCTCGCTGGGGACCTCCACCGCCGAGGAGATCAGCCTCATGGGCCAGTCCCTCTCCGACGACCTCATGGGCAAGGTGGGCTTCGCGGAGCTGGCGTTCTGGATGACCGCCACCCGCCGGCCCGCCCCCGGAGAGCTGCGCACCTTCGAAGCGGTGCTGGTCGCGCTCGCCGATCACGGCTTCACCCCCACGGCGATCGCCGCCCGGCTGACCTACCTCTCAGCACCCGAGTCCATCCAGGGGGCCATCGCCGCGGGCCTGCTGGGCGGAGGCTCCCGATTCCTGGGCGTCACCGAGGACACCGGCAGGTTCCTGCACCAGGTGCTGGCAGACGACGACGGCGAGCGCAGCACCGACGCGGACTATGACGCCCTGGCGCGGGAGGCCATCACTGCGGCACGTGCCGCCCGGCAGATCGTCCCCGGCCTCGGACATCCGGTGCACAAGTCAGGCGATCCCCGCACCCCGCGGCTGATCCAGATCGCCGAAGAGGGCGGCACCCGCGGTGAGCACCTGCGTCTGTTCGAGGCCATGGGCAGGGTCAGCGAGGAGGTGCTGGGCAAGAAGCTGCCGCTCAACGGCGCGGGCGTCTGTGGTGCGGCCCTGGCCGACCTGGGCCTGCCCGTGGACTTCCTCCGCGGCTTCGCGCTCCTGGCGCGCACCGCCGGGCTGCTGGGCCAGATCGCGGAGGAGCGGCGGAACCCCATCGCCAATGACATCTATATGCACGTGGACCGGAATGCGAAGTTCGTTCCGCTGAGCACCGAAGCCCCTGAGGAGAGCTGACAATGGCAGAGCTGACAGCGGTGCTGGCGAGCACCCACCATCCCTTTTATTACAAGGCTACGACCTCGCCTGAAGAAGAGCGTCCGCCCTACGCCGCGGACTGGCAGCGCAAGGTCGAGGCCTATCGGGAGACGCTCACGGCAGCGGAGCCGGACATCCTGGTGATGGTCGGGGCCGATCATTTCCATCAGCTGTGGCTGGACAACTATCCGCAGTTCCTGATCGGGAAGCAGGAGACCTACGACGCCACGTTCTACAACGAGGAGCGGGAGTTCGGGATCCCGAAGTTCACCCTGAACGGAGACATCGAGCTCTCCCGTTACATGCACGAGCAACTGCTGGGCAAGGACTTCGACTTCGCGGTGAGCCACGAGTTGAAGATCGACCACTCGATCATCTGCCCGATCATCACGGTCCGGCCGGATGCGGACCTTCCCGTGGTGCCGATCTACACCAACATCTTTGTGCCCCCGCTGCCCTCGCCGAAGAGGTTCTATCAGTTGGGACGTGCCATTCGTGAAGTCATCGACAGCTTCCCCAGCGACAAGAAGGTCGCGGCGATCGGCACCGGGCACCTGTCCCTGGAGCTTGGGGGCCCACGACAGTTCGGCGAGCACGGTCCTGATCCGCTCTTCGACGCGGACGCCATCGAATGGCTCTCCACCGGCAACATCGACGCGATCCTGGCCAACGTCACCCATGAATCCATGGCGGGGTCGGGCAACGCCACACACGGCTTCATGGACCTGTTGCTCATGATGGGCATTGCCGGGCCTGATGTGCACGCCGATTATGTCGACCAGCTTGACCTCTTTCACACCCGGGAGATGTACATGACCTGGTATCCGAACAAGAATCAGAGCCAGCTCGACGCCGCAGCGCGTGCGGCAGAGACCGCACAGGCGAGCACCGGTCCGATCTACGCCAGCGATCCCGCCTGGGAACAGTTCCGCACCGCGCAGGGCCGTCCAGCCGCTGCAGCGGGATCCTGAGTCAGGAGTGTCATGAGCAAGTACTACGTCAACAAGTTCCTCTACACCATTGATCGGGACCCTGAATGGGTGGCGAGTTATAGGCACGATCCTCGAGGCACCCTGAGCCGATGGGAGAAGGAGATCGGCGGGTGGATCAACCCGACAGAGCAGACCAGCTGGCTCGAGTTCACCCCCGCGGAGCGCGAGGCCCTGGCCACCCATGACTATGTGTGGCTCTTCGAGAACGGCGCGCACTTCTTCCTCAACCTCACGCTGTTCATCGCGCTGTTCGACGACGAGTATGCGGCGGAGAGCGGGCCGCTGGCCTTTCAGCTCGAGATGGCGCAGAAGCTGGGCCACTGGACGGGCCGGGAGTACCCCTCCGTGGCGCTGTAGACGATCGGGCGGCGCTCATGCCGCTCCAGGTGCTCTGGCGCAGGCGGTGGAACAGTGCCCGTTCCACTGCGGTCACTCCTCAGGGTCAACGAGCAGCGGAATTCTGCCCAACGCGGCAGGATCCCGTTCGCGCATATGGGTCGGCAGCGACTGCCAACGGCGCCAGTCCTGTTCCACGGCTGCGGCCGCCTCCCGCAGCGGTGGAAGCAAGGTGGTGACCAGGGCTTCCAAGCTGGTCTCCGCCGCGTGCACAGTGGTGTTCATGGCCGCGCGAACGCGCCCCTCGGCGTCGTGGACCGGCACCGCGATGGAGCGGATCCCACGGGCCAGCTCCTCATCGGCCACCGCGTAGCCCTGCTGCCGGACGCGGTCCAGCTCCTCCAGAAAGACCTTCTGGGTCCACTGGACGACAGGGATGACCGAGGACCGGGAAGGGACGGAGAGGCGCTGCAGGATCTCCCGGCGCTTCATGTCAGCCAGCAGCACCTTGCCCTGCGAGGTGGGCGGGGCGGGGAATCGGGTGCCGATGTCCACCCGCAGACCGATCAGCTTGGGCACAGCGACTCGGGCCACGTAGACCACATCGGGCCCGTCCAGCTGAGTCATCGATGCGGACTCATGGGTGCGCGAGACCAGCGCCTGCAGATGGGGTCTGGCCACATCCCAGAGTCCCAGCGAGCTGACGTAGGCCATGCCGAGCTCCATCACTCGCGGCGTCAGTCCGAAGAGTCCGTTCTCTGCGCGCACGTACTCCAGCTCCTGCAGCGTCATCAGGATCCGCCGGGCCGTGGGGCGCGCCAGGCCGGTGGCCTTGGCCACCTGGCTCAGCGTGAGACTCGGGTACTCGGCGGAGAAGGCTGTGATCACGGACAGTCCGCGTGAGATGGCTTCGATGAACTCGGGACTTCGCTCCGGTGACATCGGCTTCCTTTCAGTGGAGCTGGGCCTGGGCATGGTCCGTCCGCGCCTCGCGCAGCCTGTTCCAGGTTCGTACAAGCTGACTGAACTCCTTGACCTGCACCAGGACGTGGTCCCTGGCGGTGTTCTCCGCAGTCTCCGTGTCCCCGGTGCTGATGGCCTCCACGATCGCGTGATGCTCGGCCAGCGAACGTCGCATGCGATCAGGGGCCCGCAGCTGGAGCCTCCGGTAGGGCTGGAGGACCCTGCGCAGATGATGGGCCTGCTGCTGCAGGTACCCGTTGCCGCAGGAGTCATAGATGATGCCGTGGAACCACGCATTGGCGTAGTAGTAGCCGTCGGCGTCCCCGGCCGCCTCGTGGAGCTCACATTCTTCAAGCGCTCGGCCCAGCTCGCTCAGCGGCTCCCGCTCGATGCGCCGGGCCGCCAGCCGGGCCGCCATCCCCTCGAGCTCGGCCATCAGCTCAAAGCGCTCCGCCAGCTCCGGGAGGCTCAGCTCGGTGACATAGGTGCCCTGCTTGGGGCGTATCCGCACCAGGCCGGAGCGTTCCAGCCCCTGCAGCGCCTCCCGCACCGGGGTGCGCGAACAGCCGAACTCCTCCTGGAGCTTGGCAGGGTCGAGCCGCTCGCCCGGGCTGTACTGCCCGTCGACGATGGCGTTCTCCAGCGCATCCCGCACGCGCTGAGATTCCGGGACCCGGACCATGGCACCTCCTGTCTCGAGCATATCGCCAGCGGGACACTGTGGCGTGGATCACTTCAATACTCTATAGTCGCTGTTATATACATCAGCACTCTTGTTATACACGGAAGGAGGCGTCATGGCGGCAACTCAGAGCTGGATCCTCGCAGATCTGGTGCGGGCGTTGAGCGGGGCACGCCACCAGCCGGAGCCGGGGGCGCCGGAGCCGGCACCGCTGGAGCAGCTGACGGCGGCCTGCGATGTGTTGATGGGGGACCTGGGTGAGGCCTCGATGCGCGCCGTCGCTGATCGTGCTCTGGCCGCCTACCGGGACCTGGAGGAGGACGCCGAACGCGTGGTCTTCTTCGAGCACATGCTCGCCTCCTACTCCGTGGACGATGAGGCGCTGCGACAGGCCTACCAGCAGTGGGAGCGCACCCGCGGGCAGAACGAGCTGGCGGACCTCTTCGATGCCAGCGAACCCACGCGCCAGCAGCTGCTGCGGCGACTGAACCACGCCCCCGGCGCGACCCTGCACCTGGTCAACATGCGGGCCGATCTGCGCCGGCTGCTGCGCGAGCACCCAGACCTGGCGCCGCTGGACCGCGACTTCCGGCACCTGCTCAGCTCCTGGTTCAACCGCGGCTTCCTTCGCATGGAGCAGGTGGGCTGGGACGCCCCGCGTCAGATGCGCAACCACCTGTTGGCCTCCGAGCGCGTGCACCCGATGCAGGACATGAATGACCTCAAGCGCCGCCTCCGTCCGAAGGATCGGACCTGCTATGCCTTCTTCCACCCCGCCACAGGTGATCTCCCGCTGATCTTCGTGGAGGTCGCCCTGGTCAGGGGGATCCCGGGTGCGATCGAACCGCTGCTGGCTCCCACCGAGGCGATCTCACCGGCGAAGGCCGACACCGCCGTGCTCTATTCCATCAACAACGCGCTGGACGGTCTGGCCGGGATCTCCTTCGGCAGTCTGCTCATCAAACAGGTCATCGACCAGGTCTCCGCGGAGCTGCCCCACCTCGAGCAGTTCGTCACGCTGTCCCCGATCCCCGGCTTCAGGAGATGGCTGCGCGAGCAGTCCCTGGACCCGCGACGAGAAGATCTGCGCCTGCTCTTCACCGAGCTGGAGCGGCACGACGGAGCCGAGGAGCTGACCGAGCTGCAGCTGGAGGACCTTCGGGTTCGGCTGGCCTCGGCTGTGGCGCACTACATCGCCGTCGAGCGCAGGCCCGATGGCCAGCCGCTGGATTCTGTGGCCCGGTTCCACCTGGGCAACGGGGCCACCGCCTGGCAGCTGCACTGGCCGGCCAGCACCGCCGACTACATGTGGGAGCAGTCCTACGGGGCGATGATCAACTACCGCTACGAACCGGGCCTGGTCGAGCAGCGCCACGAGGATTACGTCAGGAACGGCACGGTCGCCCTCGGCGTCCGCGTCTCCCGGCTGATCTCCCCGGAGAC
Encoded proteins:
- a CDS encoding amidohydrolase family protein, which translates into the protein MSSEAAVNGTGAPVLFKNGIVLTMDKNHSVLAKADVLVRGDTIAAIGPDLETPEHAQVIDASGGMITPGFIDTHRHMWQTAMRGYGADWTLTQYFVWNYLEHGKKFRPEDIYAGNLLSAVEAIDAGVTTSVDWSHGLSTVDHADAAVDALEEVAGRFVFAYGNIHAGPWEWSAAPEFRDFVDRRIPRSGGSVGDDMLGFQMAFDVTGDPEFPEKKAFEVARDLDVGVTTHAGVWGATNDDGIRLMHEHGFMNEKSVYVHAATLGQDSYQRIAATGGAASVSAESESSCGQGYPSSWQLRKHGIPVSLSVDTSVWWSADPFAAMRSTLSSDRAREHFEHHATGETCTNLGLRADQVVDWATMGGAAALGMEDRIGSLEVGKKADIVLIKNDDSPAMFPILNPHGHVVFQAQRGDVHTVMVNGRIVKHEHKLVDIDLTKVRRTVEQTVEHLIGELGQQEWEAGMSPEVPETKILDNPYTYTDYRTDTTHAAQGRGPGA
- a CDS encoding CaiB/BaiF CoA transferase family protein; translation: MSHPGSDDRGGGVAAPTQNPVGTAAHGPRQTGGRLPLEGIVIADFSRVLAGPYATMLLADLGAEVIKVEGTGGDDTRTWVPPRRPDGVSTYYAAINRNKKSIVLDFKDADDLDAAQQLAARADVVIENFKPGGLKKFGLDYDSVSKTNPSVIYSSITGFGAQGEGAKYPGYDLIVQAMSGLMSLTGSPDGPPFRAGISVFDVMAGLHSSIGILAALRQRDHTGEGTHVEASLMASAMSGLVNQTHAYVGGGTTPMRMGNAHPSLYPYEAMPTADDDVIIAAGNNTQFSRLCTVLGIPEIAEDERFADVGDRTERRDELRPVLEAELRKHTAQELFEKLNDVGVPCGPINTIKQGVEYAEALGLEPVVQVGSGADAVPGVRHPLTFSTMTPRYELAPPRLGEHTEEIKAWLKQPESQQPESQQSERTQR
- a CDS encoding citryl-CoA lyase → MSAAEHENQTPSYPTSLGTSTAEEISLMGQSLSDDLMGKVGFAELAFWMTATRRPAPGELRTFEAVLVALADHGFTPTAIAARLTYLSAPESIQGAIAAGLLGGGSRFLGVTEDTGRFLHQVLADDDGERSTDADYDALAREAITAARAARQIVPGLGHPVHKSGDPRTPRLIQIAEEGGTRGEHLRLFEAMGRVSEEVLGKKLPLNGAGVCGAALADLGLPVDFLRGFALLARTAGLLGQIAEERRNPIANDIYMHVDRNAKFVPLSTEAPEES
- a CDS encoding DODA-type extradiol aromatic ring-opening family dioxygenase, which gives rise to MAELTAVLASTHHPFYYKATTSPEEERPPYAADWQRKVEAYRETLTAAEPDILVMVGADHFHQLWLDNYPQFLIGKQETYDATFYNEEREFGIPKFTLNGDIELSRYMHEQLLGKDFDFAVSHELKIDHSIICPIITVRPDADLPVVPIYTNIFVPPLPSPKRFYQLGRAIREVIDSFPSDKKVAAIGTGHLSLELGGPRQFGEHGPDPLFDADAIEWLSTGNIDAILANVTHESMAGSGNATHGFMDLLLMMGIAGPDVHADYVDQLDLFHTREMYMTWYPNKNQSQLDAAARAAETAQASTGPIYASDPAWEQFRTAQGRPAAAAGS
- a CDS encoding IclR family transcriptional regulator domain-containing protein, with product MSPERSPEFIEAISRGLSVITAFSAEYPSLTLSQVAKATGLARPTARRILMTLQELEYVRAENGLFGLTPRVMELGMAYVSSLGLWDVARPHLQALVSRTHESASMTQLDGPDVVYVARVAVPKLIGLRVDIGTRFPAPPTSQGKVLLADMKRREILQRLSVPSRSSVIPVVQWTQKVFLEELDRVRQQGYAVADEELARGIRSIAVPVHDAEGRVRAAMNTTVHAAETSLEALVTTLLPPLREAAAAVEQDWRRWQSLPTHMRERDPAALGRIPLLVDPEE
- a CDS encoding GntR family transcriptional regulator, which encodes MLETGGAMVRVPESQRVRDALENAIVDGQYSPGERLDPAKLQEEFGCSRTPVREALQGLERSGLVRIRPKQGTYVTELSLPELAERFELMAELEGMAARLAARRIEREPLSELGRALEECELHEAAGDADGYYYANAWFHGIIYDSCGNGYLQQQAHHLRRVLQPYRRLQLRAPDRMRRSLAEHHAIVEAISTGDTETAENTARDHVLVQVKEFSQLVRTWNRLREARTDHAQAQLH